The Mycetohabitans endofungorum genome contains a region encoding:
- a CDS encoding NADH-quinone oxidoreductase subunit A, whose translation MNLAAYFPVLLFLLVGLGLGIALVGIGKLLGPNKPDSDKNSPYECGFEAFEDARMKFDVRYYLVAILFIIFDLETAFLFPWGVALRDIGWPGFIAMMIFLLEFLLGFAYIWKRGGLNWE comes from the coding sequence TTGAACCTCGCTGCCTATTTCCCCGTCCTGCTGTTTCTTCTCGTAGGCCTCGGTTTGGGGATTGCTTTAGTCGGTATCGGCAAGCTCTTGGGTCCGAACAAGCCGGACAGCGACAAGAATTCCCCGTACGAGTGTGGTTTCGAGGCGTTCGAAGACGCGCGCATGAAGTTCGACGTGCGCTACTACCTGGTTGCCATTCTCTTCATCATTTTTGATTTGGAAACGGCCTTTCTGTTCCCTTGGGGCGTTGCGTTGCGCGACATCGGTTGGCCGGGCTTCATCGCGATGATGATCTTCCTGCTCGAGTTCCTGCTGGGCTTCGCCTATATCTGGAAACGGGGTGGCCTGAACTGGGAATGA
- a CDS encoding NuoB/complex I 20 kDa subunit family protein: protein MSIEGVLKEGFVTTTADKLINWTRTGSLWPMTFGLACCAVEMMHAGAARYDLDRFGVVFRPSPRQSDVMIVAGTLCNKMAPALRKVYDQMAEPRWVISMGSCANGGGYYHYSYSVVRGCDRIVPVDVYVPGCPPTAEALVYGVIQLQAKIRRTNTIARS from the coding sequence ATGAGTATCGAAGGGGTCTTGAAGGAAGGCTTTGTCACCACGACGGCTGACAAGCTGATCAACTGGACGCGGACCGGTTCGCTGTGGCCGATGACGTTCGGGCTCGCCTGCTGCGCGGTTGAGATGATGCATGCCGGCGCCGCACGCTATGACCTGGACCGTTTCGGTGTTGTGTTCCGACCGAGTCCGCGTCAGTCCGATGTCATGATCGTGGCCGGTACGCTGTGCAACAAGATGGCGCCTGCGCTGCGCAAGGTCTATGATCAGATGGCCGAGCCGCGCTGGGTGATCTCGATGGGCTCATGCGCGAATGGTGGCGGCTACTATCACTACTCGTACTCAGTCGTGCGCGGATGTGACCGGATCGTGCCGGTCGACGTGTACGTGCCCGGCTGCCCGCCGACCGCCGAGGCGCTGGTCTACGGCGTGATCCAGTTGCAGGCGAAGATTCGTCGTACTAACACCATCGCCCGGTCGTAA